The following are encoded in a window of Sphaeramia orbicularis chromosome 20, fSphaOr1.1, whole genome shotgun sequence genomic DNA:
- the LOC115410915 gene encoding mannose-specific lectin-like: protein MSRNFLSRNDELRRGDYLVSNNGEWKAVFQEDGNFVIYGWKPVWASDTDGSDAIRLCMQADCNLVMYNKKDEPKWHTNTASSSCNMCRLTLTNEGKLTVERECAGLWDSSQSRGMK from the exons ATGAGCAGGAACTTTTTGTCCAGAAATGATGAACTCCGCAGGGGTGACTACCTGGTTTCAAACAATGGGGAGTGGAAGGCTGTCTTCCAG GAGGATGGCAACTTTGTCATCTACGGCTGGAAGCCAGTGTGGGCTTCAGACACTGATGGATCAGATGCAATCCGTCTGTGCATGCAGGCCGACTGCAACCTGGTCATGTACAACAAGAAAGACGAACCCAAGTGGCACACGAACACCGCCTCATCCAGCTGCAACATGTGCCGTCTTACcctgaccaatgagggtaaacTGACGGTGGAGAGAGAATGTGCAGGTCTTTGGGATTCCAGTCAAAGCCGTggcatgaaataa